A region from the Flavobacteriales bacterium genome encodes:
- the ubiE gene encoding bifunctional demethylmenaquinone methyltransferase/2-methoxy-6-polyprenyl-1,4-benzoquinol methylase UbiE, whose translation MSVTPYGTDATKREQVEHMFDAISPKYDLLNRVLSMGVDQSWRRKTIKAIGAEPVERLLDVATGTADMAIMAARRNAARSIVGADISAGMLEVGKKKVKSAGLEERIVLQQADSEALPFTDNTFDAASVAFGARNFQDLRKGLADMCRVLRPGGRIFVLEFSKPSGLMSPLFRFYFHFIMPLIGRLVSKDSAAYTYLPKSVDAFPDGDAFLAVLRAAGFREVAQRRFTGGIATLYSGRK comes from the coding sequence ATGAGCGTGACGCCATACGGCACGGACGCCACCAAGCGCGAGCAGGTGGAGCACATGTTCGATGCCATTTCACCCAAGTACGACCTGCTGAACCGCGTGCTCTCCATGGGCGTGGACCAGTCTTGGCGACGCAAGACCATCAAGGCGATCGGCGCCGAGCCGGTGGAGCGCCTGCTGGACGTGGCCACGGGCACTGCCGACATGGCCATCATGGCCGCACGCAGGAACGCCGCCCGTTCCATCGTCGGCGCGGACATCAGCGCGGGCATGCTCGAAGTCGGCAAGAAAAAAGTGAAGTCCGCCGGTCTGGAGGAACGCATCGTTCTGCAGCAGGCCGACAGCGAAGCGCTTCCCTTCACCGACAACACCTTCGACGCGGCTTCGGTGGCCTTCGGAGCGCGCAACTTCCAGGACCTGCGCAAAGGCCTCGCGGACATGTGCCGCGTGCTCCGCCCCGGTGGACGCATCTTCGTACTTGAATTCTCCAAACCTTCGGGGTTGATGAGCCCGTTGTTCCGGTTCTACTTCCACTTCATCATGCCGCTCATCGGCCGGTTGGTGAGCAAGGACAGCGCCGCCTACACCTACCTGCCCAAGAGCGTGGATGCTTTCCCGGACGGTGACGCATTCCTGGCGGTGCTGCGGGCCGCGGGGTTCAGGGAGGTTGCCCAGCGGCGTTTCACTGGAGGCATTGCGACTCTTTACTCAGGAAGGAAATGA
- a CDS encoding class I fructose-bisphosphate aldolase: MHMETLKTGKLEELLGAEADALLNHTCKAIDKKQLNLPGPDFVDRCFAPSNRTPQVLRNMQALYGTGRLANTGYMSILPVDQGIEHSGGASFAPNPIYFDGDKIVELAIEGGCNAVASTYGVLASVSRKYAHKIPFVVKINHNELMTYPNQFDQVLFGTVKSAWEMGAAAVGATIYFGSDNSTRQITEIANAFQQAHELGMATILWCYLRSPGFKVDGKDYHTAADLTGQANHLGVTIQADIIKQKLPEVNGGYNALNGYGKTHKKVYSDLTTDNPIDLCRYQVANCYMGRIGLINSGGASSGASDMAEAVKTAVINKRAGGQGLISGRKAFQRPMNEGVALLNAIQDVYLDKKVTIA, translated from the coding sequence ATGCACATGGAGACCCTCAAGACCGGAAAGCTGGAAGAGCTGTTGGGCGCTGAAGCCGATGCGCTGCTGAACCACACCTGCAAGGCCATCGACAAGAAGCAACTGAACCTGCCCGGCCCGGACTTCGTGGACCGCTGTTTCGCCCCCAGCAACCGCACTCCCCAAGTACTGCGGAACATGCAGGCTCTTTACGGTACGGGCCGCCTCGCGAACACCGGCTACATGAGCATCCTGCCGGTGGACCAGGGCATTGAGCACAGCGGTGGCGCCAGCTTCGCTCCCAATCCCATCTACTTCGATGGTGACAAGATCGTTGAACTGGCCATCGAGGGCGGTTGCAACGCAGTTGCCAGCACTTACGGTGTGCTCGCCAGCGTAAGCCGCAAGTACGCGCACAAGATCCCTTTCGTGGTGAAGATCAACCACAACGAACTGATGACCTACCCCAACCAGTTCGACCAAGTGCTTTTCGGCACGGTGAAGAGCGCATGGGAAATGGGTGCTGCGGCCGTGGGTGCCACCATCTACTTCGGCAGTGATAACAGCACACGGCAGATCACGGAGATCGCCAACGCCTTCCAGCAAGCGCACGAACTGGGCATGGCCACCATCCTGTGGTGCTACCTGCGCAGCCCCGGTTTCAAAGTGGACGGCAAGGACTACCACACAGCCGCCGATCTCACAGGCCAAGCCAACCACTTGGGCGTCACCATCCAGGCCGACATCATCAAGCAAAAACTGCCCGAAGTGAACGGCGGTTACAACGCGCTCAACGGTTACGGCAAGACGCACAAGAAGGTGTACAGCGACCTCACCACGGACAATCCCATCGACCTGTGCCGCTACCAGGTGGCCAACTGCTACATGGGCCGCATCGGCCTCATCAACAGCGGTGGTGCCAGCAGCGGTGCCAGCGACATGGCCGAAGCTGTAAAAACGGCCGTGATCAACAAACGCGCAGGTGGCCAAGGCCTTATCAGCGGTCGCAAAGCCTTCCAACGCCCCATGAACGAAGGTGTGGCGCTTTTGAACGCCATCCAGGACGTTTACCTGGACAAGAAAGTGACCATCGCTTGA
- a CDS encoding BamA/TamA family outer membrane protein translates to MPHERRAGGPKVACTLRRARRALVPLPALFLGLLLLVSCDPAKRVPTGRHLLTKNTVVAHGDVDKDELKGIIKQKPNKKILGMRFHLGVFNMVDTVKMNRGIKEKTARIDSINAQRKREGPDGRNAKPYRKTWREWLRETVGEPPVILDTSLTARSSAQMRLYMRKEGYFHATVKDTTLLHKPNGKPFRHRKAKVVYTVEPGRPYTVCETDFAVDDPRIREYIRETWGESLLRTGMRMDADVVDAERKRVTDWLNELGYLYFTRDLLTVDADTTVGILQADLLLRAARPYTKTGRNLAGTPQGTVYWLEDVVVDLSGPARQRVRRPGAGQDGSSVWTYVDKAPADTLLYEGWTFLYRGKPPIRPKSLVRHLFLRPEERFKRSNEDNTYRRLTSLRVFDRVDVRYDTLSVGARDRVDARLTLLPTRTQGFSIEGAGTNRGGFLGTSLSLNYKHRNVARTMGQLTATFTLGLEAQQSITGQEANTDQTSTAVGRDVLFNTVEIGPEVNYKLPRPLLLQRVFGPGANARTSFTVAYNYQRRPDYTRAVAKLSLGQEWFDRPTIQVGAFIDVNLVTIPYRSPAFQNYLQQANDPILTDGYTDHLVLPLRITNVWTSRIGLVDNSQLFNRFNFEWAGTPLRAIDELVQAPVATDTTGNSFFTLFDIRYAEFLKWDEDFRYHYRLHDKSSLAFRIAGGVGWPFGNLGVLPFESSFFVGGANGLRAWRARSLGPGSYRQPLDAFDRVGEVRIEANAEYRFKLIDFLEGALFADLGNIWLLDEDPNKPGAAISNQWLNELAVGTGIGARLNFDFFIIRFDLGLQTKDPSLPKGERWIFEPKDEYEAWRNSLGGTEPYSYKPKVNFNLGIGYPF, encoded by the coding sequence GTGCCCCACGAACGCCGGGCAGGCGGGCCGAAAGTAGCCTGCACGTTGCGCCGAGCGCGCCGCGCCCTTGTCCCTCTCCCAGCCCTGTTCCTGGGCTTGCTGCTCTTGGTCTCCTGCGATCCGGCCAAGCGTGTGCCCACCGGCCGCCACCTGCTCACGAAGAACACTGTTGTGGCGCATGGCGATGTGGACAAGGACGAACTCAAGGGCATCATCAAGCAGAAGCCCAACAAAAAGATCCTGGGCATGCGGTTCCACCTCGGTGTCTTCAACATGGTGGACACGGTGAAGATGAACCGTGGCATCAAGGAGAAAACCGCGCGTATCGATAGCATCAATGCTCAGCGGAAACGTGAAGGGCCCGATGGGCGCAATGCCAAGCCTTATCGCAAGACATGGCGTGAATGGTTGCGTGAAACCGTTGGCGAGCCCCCGGTCATCCTCGACACGAGCCTCACCGCGCGCAGCAGTGCACAAATGCGCTTGTACATGCGGAAGGAGGGTTACTTCCACGCCACCGTAAAGGACACAACGCTCCTGCACAAGCCGAACGGGAAACCGTTCCGGCACAGGAAGGCCAAGGTGGTGTACACCGTGGAGCCCGGGCGGCCGTACACCGTTTGCGAGACGGACTTCGCTGTGGATGATCCCCGCATCAGGGAGTACATCCGCGAAACATGGGGCGAAAGCCTGCTGCGCACCGGTATGCGCATGGATGCTGACGTGGTGGATGCTGAACGCAAGCGCGTCACGGACTGGTTGAACGAACTCGGCTACCTGTACTTCACGCGTGATCTCCTCACCGTGGATGCCGACACCACGGTAGGCATTTTGCAGGCCGACCTGCTCTTGCGCGCCGCACGGCCTTACACGAAAACCGGGCGCAACCTTGCGGGTACGCCGCAGGGCACCGTGTACTGGCTTGAAGACGTCGTCGTGGACCTGAGCGGCCCAGCAAGACAACGTGTACGCAGACCAGGAGCCGGACAAGACGGTTCGTCTGTTTGGACCTACGTTGACAAGGCGCCTGCCGACACGCTGCTTTACGAAGGCTGGACCTTCCTCTATCGTGGCAAGCCTCCAATAAGGCCGAAGTCCCTAGTGCGCCACTTGTTCCTGCGGCCGGAGGAACGGTTCAAGCGCAGCAACGAGGACAACACCTACCGGCGGCTCACCAGCCTGCGCGTATTCGACCGTGTTGATGTCCGTTACGACACGCTGTCCGTCGGTGCACGCGACCGTGTGGATGCACGCCTGACCTTGTTGCCAACGCGCACGCAGGGCTTCTCGATCGAAGGCGCCGGAACGAACCGCGGCGGCTTCCTGGGCACGAGCTTGAGCCTGAACTACAAACACCGCAACGTGGCCCGCACCATGGGCCAGTTGACCGCCACGTTCACCTTGGGCCTTGAAGCCCAGCAGAGCATTACCGGGCAGGAGGCCAACACCGACCAGACGAGCACCGCAGTGGGCCGCGATGTGCTCTTCAACACAGTGGAGATCGGGCCTGAGGTGAACTACAAACTACCCCGACCCCTTTTGCTGCAGCGGGTTTTCGGGCCAGGTGCCAACGCCCGTACATCGTTCACCGTGGCCTACAACTACCAACGGCGGCCTGACTACACGAGAGCCGTTGCAAAGTTGTCGCTCGGTCAGGAGTGGTTCGATCGCCCAACCATCCAAGTTGGGGCGTTCATCGATGTCAACCTCGTTACCATCCCCTACCGGTCGCCTGCGTTCCAGAATTACCTGCAACAAGCGAACGACCCCATCCTCACGGATGGCTACACCGACCACTTGGTGCTTCCGCTGCGCATCACGAACGTTTGGACCAGCCGCATCGGACTCGTGGACAACAGCCAGCTCTTCAACCGGTTCAACTTCGAATGGGCAGGCACCCCGTTGCGCGCGATCGATGAACTGGTCCAAGCGCCCGTGGCAACGGACACCACCGGCAACTCCTTCTTCACGCTCTTCGACATCCGCTATGCCGAGTTCTTGAAGTGGGATGAGGACTTCCGCTATCACTACCGCCTGCACGACAAGAGCAGTCTGGCTTTCCGCATTGCCGGTGGAGTGGGCTGGCCGTTCGGCAATTTGGGCGTGCTTCCGTTCGAAAGCAGCTTCTTCGTGGGCGGTGCCAACGGATTGCGGGCGTGGCGCGCGCGGTCATTGGGGCCCGGCAGCTACCGGCAGCCGCTCGATGCATTCGATCGTGTAGGAGAAGTGAGGATCGAAGCCAACGCCGAGTACCGGTTCAAGCTCATCGACTTCCTTGAAGGTGCACTGTTCGCTGACCTTGGCAATATCTGGTTGCTGGACGAAGACCCGAACAAACCAGGTGCTGCCATCAGCAACCAATGGCTCAACGAACTGGCCGTGGGAACGGGCATCGGAGCGCGCCTCAACTTCGATTTCTTCATCATCCGCTTCGATCTCGGCCTGCAGACCAAAGACCCCAGCCTGCCCAAAGGCGAACGTTGGATCTTTGAACCGAAGGATGAATACGAAGCTTGGCGGAATTCCCTTGGCGGCACGGAGCCCTACTCTTACAAGCCCAAGGTGAACTTCAATTTGGGGATAGGCTATCCGTTCTAA
- the meaB gene encoding methylmalonyl Co-A mutase-associated GTPase MeaB translates to MSTNTTEGLLRRLTAGDRAALAQAITLVESQADAQQASAAELVSAALAVGVPSLRVGITGIPGVGKSTLIDALGHALINQGHRVAVLAIDPSSARSGGSILGDKTRMERLAVHEAAFVRPTSTGGNLGGVGRRTRETIALCEAAGYDRVLVETVGVGQNELEVDHLTDLNVLVMMPGTGDELQGIKRGIMEAADIIVLNKSDEVDLAVLTRARNDLQQALHLTHPRFHGRIAKVLTCSALLGKGLSELIAHIDVLHADRLAAGLWQQRRSEQLREWVWASAEEQLLNQFRKELSMDPVRTGLEVDVTYGRTSPAAAARCLVDRFRTSGAPPREEQ, encoded by the coding sequence ATGAGCACGAACACGACGGAGGGATTGCTGCGGAGGCTTACCGCTGGCGACCGTGCAGCCCTGGCGCAAGCCATCACCTTGGTGGAGAGCCAGGCCGATGCTCAACAAGCGAGCGCTGCGGAACTCGTGAGTGCTGCCCTGGCCGTTGGTGTGCCATCGCTGCGCGTCGGCATCACCGGCATACCGGGTGTGGGGAAAAGCACCCTCATCGACGCGCTCGGACATGCGCTCATCAACCAAGGCCATCGGGTGGCCGTGCTGGCCATTGACCCGAGCAGCGCACGCAGCGGTGGTAGCATCCTTGGCGATAAGACCCGCATGGAGCGGCTGGCCGTGCACGAGGCGGCCTTCGTGCGCCCAACGTCCACGGGCGGCAATCTTGGAGGTGTCGGTCGGCGCACCCGTGAAACGATAGCGCTGTGCGAAGCGGCCGGCTACGACCGTGTTCTTGTGGAAACGGTTGGTGTGGGCCAGAACGAACTTGAGGTGGACCACCTGACCGACCTTAACGTCCTTGTTATGATGCCCGGCACCGGGGACGAGCTGCAAGGGATCAAGCGCGGGATCATGGAAGCGGCCGATATCATCGTGCTGAACAAATCCGATGAGGTGGACCTCGCCGTGCTAACACGCGCGCGCAACGACCTGCAGCAGGCTTTGCATCTTACTCACCCGCGCTTTCATGGCCGGATCGCGAAGGTCCTCACGTGCAGCGCTCTCCTGGGCAAGGGTCTTTCCGAATTGATCGCACATATCGACGTCCTGCACGCGGACCGCTTGGCGGCAGGGCTCTGGCAGCAACGGCGATCGGAGCAACTGCGCGAATGGGTTTGGGCATCAGCCGAGGAGCAATTGCTCAACCAATTCCGCAAGGAACTTTCCATGGACCCGGTCCGGACCGGACTGGAGGTGGATGTGACCTACGGCAGGACCAGCCCCGCAGCTGCAGCGCGATGTTTGGTGGACCGGTTCAGAACATCCGGCGCACCTCCTCGCGAAGAACAATAA
- a CDS encoding FAD-binding protein: protein MRCTVDIALSPAAANDPEQVREAAADAAGVVLAQVPCARIVKRSIDARGRQVRLRLRVEVGDEPYTDDEIPALDLPDVSRAAPVIIIGCGPAGLFCALRSIQLGRRPIIVERGKDVRARRRDLAAINKEFVVDPDSNYCFGEGGAGTYSDGKLYTRSSKRGDVAGILRTLVSYGASPDILVDAHPHIGTNKLPGIITAMRESILAAGGEVRFGHRVTDLLVRDGAIRGVQCSDGTELLAEHVVLATGHSARDIFTLLQRKGIRIEAKLFAMGVRIEHPQHIIDRIQYHCDVRDPLLPPASYSLVQQVNDLGVYSFCMCPGGIIAPCATAQDEVVTNGWSPSKRNNPYANSGMVTTVDPANADHRTPGPSPKKRGGIPAELQGMAYQRDVEHAAWIAGGRTQQAPAQRMEDFIGGRASADLPDCSYPPGIVPFRIDQLLPKDVSFRLREALKRSGGTMRGYRTNEAVVVAVESRTSSPVRIPRDPASLQHVEVKGLYPCGEGAGYAGGIVSAAMDGWKVAEALCAVAVSD from the coding sequence ATGCGTTGCACCGTTGATATTGCCCTTTCGCCCGCCGCCGCCAACGACCCGGAGCAAGTGCGGGAAGCAGCTGCCGACGCAGCAGGTGTTGTACTCGCCCAAGTTCCGTGCGCGCGGATCGTGAAACGCAGCATTGATGCCCGCGGCCGGCAGGTGCGATTGCGGCTGCGCGTTGAGGTCGGCGACGAACCGTACACCGACGACGAGATACCGGCACTGGACCTTCCCGACGTGTCGCGCGCAGCCCCGGTCATCATCATCGGTTGTGGACCGGCCGGACTGTTCTGCGCGCTACGGTCCATCCAGCTCGGCCGCCGCCCGATCATTGTGGAACGCGGCAAGGATGTTCGTGCGCGCCGACGTGATCTGGCCGCGATCAACAAGGAGTTCGTTGTGGACCCCGACAGCAATTACTGCTTTGGCGAAGGTGGTGCGGGCACGTACAGTGATGGCAAGCTGTACACCCGGAGCAGCAAACGTGGCGATGTGGCTGGCATCCTGCGGACCCTGGTTTCGTACGGGGCCTCACCGGATATCCTTGTCGACGCGCATCCTCACATCGGCACCAATAAGCTGCCGGGCATCATCACCGCCATGCGTGAGTCCATCCTTGCGGCGGGCGGCGAGGTGCGTTTCGGTCATCGCGTCACCGACCTGCTCGTGCGCGATGGTGCGATCAGAGGAGTGCAATGCTCGGACGGCACCGAATTGCTCGCTGAGCATGTGGTATTGGCAACCGGCCATAGTGCCCGCGACATCTTCACGCTGCTGCAACGCAAAGGCATCCGCATCGAAGCGAAACTGTTCGCCATGGGTGTGCGCATCGAACACCCGCAGCACATCATCGATCGCATCCAGTACCACTGCGATGTGCGCGACCCTCTTCTGCCGCCCGCCAGCTACAGCCTTGTGCAACAAGTGAACGACCTGGGCGTGTACAGCTTCTGCATGTGCCCGGGCGGCATCATAGCGCCGTGCGCCACGGCCCAGGACGAAGTGGTGACCAACGGCTGGAGCCCGAGCAAGCGCAACAATCCATACGCTAACAGTGGTATGGTGACCACGGTGGACCCGGCGAATGCCGATCACCGCACCCCCGGCCCCTCTCCAAAGAAGAGGGGAGGAATACCTGCCGAGCTCCAGGGAATGGCATACCAACGCGATGTGGAGCACGCAGCATGGATCGCCGGAGGACGAACGCAACAAGCCCCCGCGCAACGCATGGAGGATTTCATCGGCGGGCGCGCATCCGCCGACCTTCCGGATTGCAGCTACCCACCGGGCATTGTGCCCTTTCGCATTGACCAACTGCTGCCCAAGGACGTTTCGTTCCGCTTGCGCGAAGCATTGAAACGGTCGGGCGGCACCATGCGCGGATATCGAACCAACGAGGCTGTGGTAGTGGCCGTGGAAAGCCGGACGAGTTCCCCCGTGCGTATACCCCGCGACCCCGCCAGCCTGCAACACGTGGAAGTCAAAGGCCTCTACCCGTGCGGCGAAGGTGCTGGCTACGCCGGTGGCATCGTCAGCGCGGCAATGGATGGATGGAAAGTCGCGGAAGCCCTGTGCGCTGTGGCTGTCAGCGACTAA
- a CDS encoding RNA methyltransferase, which yields MTTPAERKQLRALRSKKGREELGLFLVQGHKMVSELLSSPFKPRAVFATAGAAGALAPLAKHAGVGFEVLPDHELEKLGTFETGNEVVAALPFLPEASDKAPANEELVLAVDRITDPGNLGTILRIADRFGVKRVLCSKGTVEVFNPKCVQASMGSILRVQVRYDELAVCLRAWSSAGAHIYLADGDGANVFSADLQRPAVLVLGSESHGLSPEVKACASAVVAIPQFGGAESLNVATAAAALCMEFARRSIG from the coding sequence TTGACCACCCCGGCCGAACGCAAACAGCTGCGTGCCCTGCGCTCCAAGAAGGGGCGCGAAGAATTGGGCCTGTTCCTGGTGCAGGGTCATAAGATGGTTTCGGAGCTGCTGTCTTCACCGTTCAAGCCTCGGGCCGTTTTCGCAACGGCCGGTGCGGCCGGTGCCTTGGCCCCGCTGGCAAAACATGCCGGCGTAGGGTTCGAGGTACTGCCTGACCACGAACTGGAGAAGCTCGGCACCTTTGAGACAGGCAACGAGGTGGTGGCCGCGCTGCCCTTCTTGCCTGAGGCGTCCGACAAGGCGCCCGCGAACGAGGAACTCGTATTGGCCGTTGATCGCATTACCGACCCCGGGAACCTGGGCACCATCCTGCGCATTGCCGATCGCTTCGGGGTGAAGCGTGTGCTGTGCAGCAAGGGCACCGTGGAAGTCTTCAACCCGAAGTGCGTGCAGGCGAGCATGGGCAGTATCCTGCGCGTGCAGGTGCGCTACGATGAACTGGCCGTGTGCTTGCGTGCTTGGTCTTCAGCAGGCGCGCACATCTACCTCGCGGATGGCGATGGGGCCAATGTGTTCTCTGCTGATCTTCAACGTCCGGCCGTTCTTGTACTGGGTAGCGAATCACACGGCCTATCGCCTGAGGTGAAAGCGTGCGCTTCTGCGGTCGTTGCCATTCCGCAATTCGGCGGTGCGGAGTCCCTGAACGTAGCTACAGCCGCTGCAGCACTGTGCATGGAGTTCGCAAGGCGATCCATTGGCTGA
- a CDS encoding pyridoxal phosphate-dependent aminotransferase, translated as MHLSPTVTGIAEPATLLMARRCRELRAQGKDVIDLSLGEPDHAPPAFALKAAEEALKGNWHKYPPVNGYQDVREAIARKFKRDNGLDYAADQIVVSTGAKQAIMNVVLSLVGPGDEVVIPAPFWVTYAEQVKLAGGKPVIVQSTLEEDWKAPIERIAAAITPRTRLLMFSSPCNPSGSVLSASELQALAEVVAKHPELYVISDEIYEHIVFDGTHRSFAALPGMYERTITVNGLSKAFALTGWRVGYIGAPQWIAKACNTVQGQFTSGANSIAQRVALACMDADPALLAGMRTDFLRRRDLVLAAMNQVPGWRCNVPQGAFYVLPDVRSSINGKTIKNSVDLSLHLLDAAGVSLVEGDSFGAAGTVRISYATSDANLTEAMARISKAVSALN; from the coding sequence ATGCACCTCTCCCCGACCGTAACAGGCATTGCCGAGCCGGCCACCCTGCTCATGGCACGCCGCTGCCGCGAGCTCCGCGCCCAAGGCAAGGATGTCATCGACCTCAGCTTGGGCGAACCCGACCACGCCCCGCCTGCCTTCGCCCTGAAGGCAGCCGAGGAAGCCCTGAAAGGCAACTGGCACAAGTACCCGCCCGTGAACGGCTACCAGGACGTGCGTGAGGCGATCGCACGGAAGTTCAAGCGCGACAACGGGCTCGACTACGCCGCCGACCAGATCGTTGTGAGCACGGGCGCCAAGCAGGCCATCATGAACGTGGTGCTGAGCTTGGTGGGCCCGGGCGATGAGGTGGTCATCCCCGCCCCGTTCTGGGTAACGTATGCCGAGCAGGTGAAGCTGGCGGGCGGCAAACCGGTGATCGTGCAGAGCACCTTGGAGGAAGATTGGAAAGCGCCCATCGAGCGGATCGCGGCTGCGATCACACCGCGAACACGCCTGCTCATGTTCAGTAGCCCCTGCAATCCCAGTGGTAGTGTTTTGTCTGCTTCCGAACTACAGGCCTTGGCAGAGGTGGTGGCCAAGCACCCAGAGCTGTACGTGATCAGCGATGAGATCTACGAGCACATCGTGTTCGATGGTACGCACCGCTCTTTCGCCGCCTTGCCGGGCATGTACGAACGCACCATCACCGTTAACGGATTGAGCAAGGCATTTGCGCTCACGGGTTGGCGCGTTGGATACATCGGTGCACCGCAATGGATCGCCAAGGCATGCAACACCGTGCAAGGCCAGTTCACCAGCGGTGCGAACAGTATCGCGCAGCGCGTGGCGTTGGCATGCATGGACGCCGACCCGGCCTTGCTCGCCGGCATGCGCACTGACTTCCTCCGCCGTCGCGATCTTGTGCTGGCCGCCATGAATCAAGTGCCAGGCTGGCGTTGCAACGTGCCACAAGGTGCCTTCTATGTGCTCCCTGATGTGCGCAGCAGCATCAACGGCAAGACGATAAAGAACAGCGTAGACCTCAGCCTTCATTTGCTGGATGCCGCTGGGGTGAGCTTGGTGGAAGGGGACAGCTTCGGCGCGGCCGGCACAGTGCGCATCAGCTACGCGACCAGCGATGCTAACCTGACCGAAGCCATGGCGCGCATATCAAAGGCAGTGTCCGCATTGAACTGA
- a CDS encoding PorT family protein — translation MRLSPAFRKFLLAGLLAFSLHGTYAQKRIITQNLPNFDLHRFHFGFLLSYNTSDFYMRLKPGALTNDSLLFLDHVRAPGFNLGIVGSLNMGNYFSLRFLPTLSFQDRILRYGFRRADGTVADFDKAVESTYLEFPLHIKFRSARINNFAVYMLGGGKFSMDMATKKDVNNEIDDEVVVKLEKYDYSVDVGAGCDMFLPYFKFGIELKHSIGLANLAIDDGTRFSVPIESIRTKVWVLTFTFEG, via the coding sequence ATGCGCTTGTCCCCTGCTTTCCGGAAATTCCTCCTTGCGGGCCTCCTTGCCTTCTCGCTGCACGGCACATACGCCCAAAAGCGCATCATCACGCAGAACCTGCCCAACTTCGATCTGCACCGCTTCCACTTCGGCTTCCTGCTCAGCTACAATACCAGCGACTTCTACATGCGCCTGAAGCCAGGGGCGCTCACGAACGACAGCCTATTGTTCCTCGACCATGTGCGGGCACCGGGCTTCAACCTCGGCATCGTGGGTTCCTTGAACATGGGCAACTATTTCAGCCTGCGCTTCCTCCCCACGCTCAGCTTCCAGGACCGCATCCTCCGCTACGGTTTCCGCAGGGCCGATGGCACCGTGGCCGACTTCGACAAGGCCGTGGAAAGCACCTACCTCGAGTTCCCGTTGCACATCAAATTCCGCAGTGCGCGCATCAACAACTTCGCGGTGTACATGCTGGGCGGTGGCAAGTTCAGCATGGACATGGCCACCAAGAAGGACGTGAACAATGAGATCGATGACGAAGTGGTGGTGAAGCTGGAGAAGTATGATTACAGCGTTGACGTTGGAGCCGGGTGCGACATGTTCCTCCCCTACTTCAAGTTCGGCATCGAGCTGAAACACAGCATCGGACTGGCCAACCTGGCTATCGACGACGGCACACGCTTCAGTGTGCCGATCGAGAGCATCCGCACAAAGGTGTGGGTGCTCACCTTCACCTTCGAGGGCTGA
- a CDS encoding D-glycero-beta-D-manno-heptose-7-phosphate kinase, with product MQNAARLIDGMKGLTAMVVGDVMVDAYLWGKVDRISPEAPVPVVAVSSRSARLGGAANVALNLRALGATPVVLSAVGDDENAALLKRLFTDAGLTSEGLVTTKDRRTTVKTRVISGHQHIVRVDEEDDAPLADAHGQQLLEAARRLFAAKRPDVLVFEDYDKGALTPTTIGGLIALAKEHGVPTAVDPKKRNFFEYRGADLFKPNLKELREGLKIDLRNGDLAAVKAAVIQLEARLGNAVSLITLSEHGVHVHGSGEEHTLPAHKREISDVSGAGDTVIAVAALCLAQSAGLRDLAELSNLAGGLVCEHVGVVPIDRDQLLREAQRLAAAP from the coding sequence ATGCAGAACGCTGCCCGGCTCATCGATGGCATGAAGGGGCTCACCGCCATGGTGGTAGGCGACGTGATGGTGGACGCCTACCTGTGGGGCAAGGTGGACCGCATCAGCCCGGAGGCGCCCGTGCCCGTGGTGGCCGTCAGCTCGCGCAGCGCGAGACTGGGCGGAGCGGCGAACGTGGCCTTGAACCTGCGTGCGCTTGGAGCTACACCTGTTGTCCTGAGCGCAGTGGGCGACGACGAGAATGCCGCTCTGCTCAAGAGGCTCTTCACCGATGCCGGTCTCACCTCCGAGGGATTGGTGACCACGAAGGATCGGCGCACTACCGTGAAGACGCGCGTGATCAGTGGTCATCAGCACATCGTGCGTGTCGACGAAGAGGATGACGCACCGCTTGCCGATGCGCATGGACAGCAGCTCTTGGAAGCAGCCCGCCGCCTGTTCGCGGCAAAACGCCCGGATGTGCTGGTGTTCGAGGACTACGACAAGGGCGCACTGACCCCAACGACCATTGGGGGGCTGATCGCCTTGGCGAAAGAGCATGGTGTGCCAACAGCGGTCGATCCGAAGAAGCGCAACTTCTTCGAGTACCGAGGAGCGGACCTCTTCAAACCCAACCTGAAGGAGCTGCGCGAAGGATTGAAGATCGACCTGCGCAACGGAGACCTTGCAGCGGTGAAGGCGGCGGTGATCCAGTTGGAAGCGCGACTGGGCAATGCGGTTTCGTTGATCACCCTCAGTGAGCATGGCGTTCATGTGCACGGCAGTGGTGAAGAACATACCCTGCCAGCGCACAAGCGCGAGATCAGCGATGTTAGCGGCGCAGGTGACACCGTGATCGCCGTGGCGGCGTTGTGCCTGGCGCAAAGTGCGGGCCTGCGCGATCTTGCTGAACTGAGCAACCTGGCCGGCGGGCTGGTGTGCGAGCATGTGGGCGTGGTGCCCATCGACAGGGATCAACTGCTCCGCGAAGCGCAACGCCTCGCGGCCGCACCATGA